Sequence from the Qipengyuania gaetbuli genome:
GAAGAAGGCATCGGACTGTCGGTCGTTGAACTGCTGCGCTTCGAGGATGTTGCCGCCCCGCTCGAACAGGAAGGAGGCGACGCGCGCGGTGATGCCGGGACGGTCGGCGCAGGACAGGGTCAGGACAAGGGGCTGTGACATGGCGCCTTGGTCGGGCGCGGGCGGCGCCAAGGCAAGCGCTATTGGCTTTAGGGGCGCACAGGCGGGGTTCTTACCCCTGCAGCCTGCCGGGCAAACGAAAAAGCGGCCCGGGGATAGTACCCGGGCCGCTTTCCCTGGACGGATCGTCCGTCTGGTCGGAGATTACCAGCCGAAGATCACACCGACGCGGCCGCCAACCTTGCCGTCCTTGTTCAGGCCACCGCCGATACCGGCAGTGATGGCAATGTTGTTGCTGACGCGGATACCCGCGTTGGCGGCGATGGCATTGGCGCCTTCATAGAAGCCGCCGGCCACCGAGAGATTGAACTTGGTGTCGGGCAGGAAGCCCATGCCACCAAGGGCAATCGCCGTAGCGGTCGAGCTCGAAATGCGGTCATCGAGCTGGTCGATACGGGTTTCGATCGCGCCGACGCGGCCACCCAGGTCGGTGATCTGTGCCATTATCGCATTGTCTGCAGCGATGCGGGCGTTTTCTTCAGCCGTGATACGCTCGAGCAGCTGCGCGTCGGCAGCAGCGCGGGTTTCGGCTTCAGCGACGATCGCAGCCGAGTTGGCCGTGATACGCTCGTCATGCTCGACGAGGGTCGCTTCTGCCACCACGATACGGGCGGTGTTGCTGGCGATGTTGGTCGCGTTGGTCGTGATGCGAGCATCATGCTCAACGAGGGTCGCTTCCGCCACCGTGATACGCGCAGTGTTGCTGGCGATGTTGGCTTCGTTGGTGGTGATGCGGCCTTCGTGGTCGACGAGGGTCGCTTCGTTCGCCGTGATACGGGTCTCGTGGTCGACGAGAGTCGCTTCGTTGGCGGTGATACGGCCTTCGTGGTCGACGAGGGTCGCTTCGTTGGCGGTGATACGGCCTTCGTGGTCGACGAGGGCGGCGATCACTTCGACTTCCGAATTGGTTTCGTCGGCACGCGGGTCGCCAAGGAGAGCCTGCGAAGCGGCTGCGATGGCAGCGTTTTCGTTTTCGGCAGCTGCAACCAGCACTTCCTGGGCACGGATGTAGGTGTTGGTCGCATCGTCGAGAGCGTCGAACTGCTGCTGCTCGACCGCAGCGGCAACCGTCGCTGCTTCGGCATCGCCGGTCAGCGTGGTCAGGCCCGCAGCGTCAGCCGTGTAACCGGCGTCGGTGATCGCATCGACGAAGTCGTCGTTCGAAGCGAGCGAGGTGTCGAGTGCGGTCAGCGCATCCGACAGGTCGTCGGCAGCGGCAACGCGTGCGTCGACTGCGTCGTTGAACGCGGTCTGGGCAGCCGTAAGGTCTGCCGAAGCGGCGTTTGCAGCGGCAAGCGCGTCGGCGCGAGCTTCTTCCGCGTCCACGAGGGCCAGCTGGGCATCGGCACGATCGGCGAGCGCTGCGTTCAGGGCAGCCAGGTTTTCCGGCGTCTGGTCGGCGTCGTAAGCGGCCTGGGCAGCGTCGACGGCGTCCTGTGCGTCCGAAATCGCGACCTGGGCAGCGGTGACACCCTGGTTGGCATCGGTCAGGTCATCCGCAGCAACGTCGAAAGCGACCTGCGCGTCGTTGAGGTCGTTACCCGCAGCGGCTTCGGCACCCTGCGCGCTTGCGAGGGCTGCTTCTGCCGTGTCAACATCGGCGAATGCTTCGAGATTTTCGTCGGTCAGCGACGCTTCGACAGCCGACTGCGCGTCGGTCAGGGTCGTTGCGTTCTCGTTGGCAGCGTCGAGTTCGGCTTGGGCAGCTTCGACTTCGGCTTCGCTCGGAGCGGTCTGTTCGATCTTGCTGTCGAGGTTGTCGTATGCGCCGTCGTTGATCCCCGCGTAGCCATAGGTGCTGGCGAGGTAGTCGAAATCGTTCGGCTCGTCGCAATACACGTTGCCGCCACTGTCACGGAAGCAGGTTTCAGCAGACTGCGCCGAAGCCGGGACTGCGACGATCAGCGCGCCCCCTGCGACGCTGGTCATCAGGCCTGCGCAGATAGCGCGACCCGCATTATTCATAGTACGCATAAGTAAAACCCCTCAAAAGGTAATATGTCATTTGTTTAAAACTAGGCGACCCTAGGGCCCAGTTGGAGAGGGGCTACGCGATTTGATTTACTATTGATATTTGTTTTGAGGTCCTATATTAGATATACAAGATGCACTTGATAC
This genomic interval carries:
- a CDS encoding YadA-like family protein, translating into MRTMNNAGRAICAGLMTSVAGGALIVAVPASAQSAETCFRDSGGNVYCDEPNDFDYLASTYGYAGINDGAYDNLDSKIEQTAPSEAEVEAAQAELDAANENATTLTDAQSAVEASLTDENLEAFADVDTAEAALASAQGAEAAAGNDLNDAQVAFDVAADDLTDANQGVTAAQVAISDAQDAVDAAQAAYDADQTPENLAALNAALADRADAQLALVDAEEARADALAAANAASADLTAAQTAFNDAVDARVAAADDLSDALTALDTSLASNDDFVDAITDAGYTADAAGLTTLTGDAEAATVAAAVEQQQFDALDDATNTYIRAQEVLVAAAENENAAIAAASQALLGDPRADETNSEVEVIAALVDHEGRITANEATLVDHEGRITANEATLVDHETRITANEATLVDHEGRITTNEANIASNTARITVAEATLVEHDARITTNATNIASNTARIVVAEATLVEHDERITANSAAIVAEAETRAAADAQLLERITAEENARIAADNAIMAQITDLGGRVGAIETRIDQLDDRISSSTATAIALGGMGFLPDTKFNLSVAGGFYEGANAIAANAGIRVSNNIAITAGIGGGLNKDGKVGGRVGVIFGW